The segment tggtggcagcTCTAGGGAAGTGGCTAGGAATCATTACGTTCTTATGTTTCCTGGCCACTGGATCACTTGACACAATTGAGCGCTATGTATACCTTTTGTAGTGGAAATCCTGTGATGTCACAAGAGTGATGTCAGGATTCCCCTACAGGTAGGGAAGTTCTCGTAGCTGCAAGGAAAGCTATCAGGCAGTGAGAAAGGCAAACAGTGCTCAGCACCCGCCATAGCCTGTGACTCTCCGTCATCTGTCCCAACTTAGTGGGGAGCACTCAAAGTATTAATAAAACTTCACGTCACCTGACCATGATGCATGGATGTACTGACATTGTTATGCACTGGTTCATCAGTCCTGATGATCTCTCTACATGCTAGTGAATCCAGTCAGTACCGTTTTAACAGTAGTTGACTATTTCTCTTTCCTGAAGCGGTCGCCACTCTGATCACCCTGCATCCTGAGCTCTCACAGTGCTGCAGCGTTCACATGCTGTTTCACTGCCCAGCGAGAGGGTTTAGCCATACGACCCTATATTCATTCGTATACAATAATTTTCAGGATTCCTAGTTTGTTCCTCTCAGATAAACCAGCGCTACAACAATAGGAGTACATCTGTGCATATTGCACTTGATTCTGagctgggagtaaagcaaaaaaagggcACGTAACACTGCACCTGGGCAGACCCAtgctgcacagcaggtggggcggatgtaacatgtgcagaggggtggtcttcagtatgccggctgtcgggatcccggcgcacagtataccggcgccggaatcccaacagccggcataccgccacttattctccctcgtggtggtccatgacccccctggagggagaataaaatagcgtagcacgccaccgtgcccgcagcgtggcgagcgcaccgagcccgcaaggggctcatttgcgctcgccacactgtcggtaagccggcggtcggactcccggcgccggtatgctggtcgccaggagcccaaccgccggcatagccTACTACacccgtgcagagagatttagattcagGAGATGCATGTCCAAACTTACATCTATAATGTTGtgtgaaaataaagctgtccagcatgtttGGGCTATGTacagcaaaagcagccagtatttatcctgcacgcaCAGTAATACATGTACTTACACCCCTGGTATTGCAGCATGGCTGCCCAGGTGCACATTCACTTGCTCCTTTTTGTTTTACTCCCAACCTAGAATTGGGTCCAATATCTCTCGTATGTCTACACAGAATACACTTATTTGTATCCCTATACTCAAGAGCTAGCACACTCCATATATTCAGTAACTGGGTTGAAGTACTGTAACTACAGAAAGAGCCATGGGAAAATGTATTTTATAGAGATGTATCCATTTTAACCTATGAAATGCATGTATaatgaaaatacaggttgagtatccattatccaaaattcaaaatcacacatttttggttcccctactgagataatgacacatatatgtatatattatattatatatctatataatatatctgtatatacacataatatataatatatatgttattatctcagtagggggcccaaaaatgtgtgattttgaattttggataagggctactcaacctgtatgtatattttACAATGCCACCAACAGAAAGCCCTACTGGCCCCGTAATCTGTTGATGTTCACAATTTGCTCTTGTGGTTATCATTTCTTAGCTGCTCTTTAACCCAACAGATGGCGTCTTGTAATGAAGTTGTGAAGATTATGGTAACACACATGACAAACCAGGCTAGCCAGTCAAAGGTGAACATACAGCCAGGTGAGTACAAACAGGGTATGTCTCCTGGCAGTTGGTAGCAAAAGTCCATCCATAGCGCCCGGAAACAAGATCATCCGATTCCACCCACTACCCCGGCCTATTGTCCAAAGCCACCCCACACCTGGTTCCCAGAGGCAAGCGCTTCCGGGAGTTCCCACGGCTGGCATACACAGCGTGAAGTATAGATTTAATGTTATTAACAAACCATACCATCTCTCACGTTGCCACCTATCTTCTTCCTCCCACTCATTTTCTTTGTGTGTATTATTTCCTCCTATCACAATGTTGTTATCTCATCAGGTGACTCCATTATCATCATTGTGAATAATTTGGGTGGTTTATCGTGTCTGGAGCTACAGGTCGTCGCCAGCTCAGCTGTACGTTTACTGGGTTAGTAATATTCGCCCTGGTCCCTGTTCAAGTTTACCCTTACTCTGCCCGCATACCCTGACACTAATCCTTTTGTTTGTTTTCAGAGGAGCGGGGGTTCCTAATAATGCGCGCAATGACCGGATCCTTTATGACGGCTCTTGAGATGAGTGGCGTCTCCCTTACCCTAATGAAGACATCACCGGAAATTCTGCGCCTCTTTGGTAGTTATACAGCCTATACCTCTATAGCGCGCAGGTATGTGATGTGCCACCATATTGTCTTGTTACAGTGGCTGTTATGATTGTGTTTTCTTAGATGTGGACACATCTGCTCCTGCTTGGCCCAGAGTCCCACCTGTTCCTGTGACAGGCCAGACACGCACCTTCTCCTGTGCTCCTGAAAGCACGCAGCCAATGGAATCGCAGCGTGACGGTGTGTACGATGTTCCCATGAAAAGTGTATTCATTTTATATTTGCTGTAATTAGTTTTAGCACCAGAAGTAAGATCAACTGTTCTCAGGAACACaacaaacacattcaggacactggtaCACTTCTTGGCTCCTCTCTATCTAGTGAGCAGCTAGGCTTCCTTTAGCATCTGAACATACATTCCTTGTatagcttaagggccccatacactacgcaACATATCAGACGGACATGTTGCGGACAATCACCTCCGGCAGCCTCCTGGGGGGGGCAGGTTCGCTCccacgatacatcgtatgctgtccttttgcatacgatgtatcttgggcgagcccagccacacctgcggggtcggaccagattgaatgtgcagcacattcaatttggaggatccgatccgatgctcacgggaacgcggatcggaAACGCCTtctaaatgcccgatttcatccaatatatcggaCGACTGCCCGAAATTGAATTAAAtcaggcattatcgctctagtgtatggggcccttaagagccCTCCTTTAGCCAGTCCCTAAGGTCTCTCTCAGAAGCGTAGGAGCAGGACTCTCCTAAGCTCCAGTCTCGGGTGTCCTGTTTCCTGTGAGACACACTAAAACTCTTATGATGGAGCTTCCCACTGAGTAGCCTCTTGAGCTCCCCACTGAACTGCCTGCGCTCCCTATTGAGCTGCAGATGGGTGTGGTCACATACGTTTATCATTGTTGGGATGGATCCCAATTTTCATGGCATGAACAGGTTTCAAACTCTGTTCTTCAGCTATCGCAAAAAATATATACTTCTTGTATACACACAGAGTTGCTGCTGTCCTATGTACAGTACTCTGCGGGACTATAGCCCTAATTATGCATCTCACAGACCCATGCAACTCCACTCAGTACTGTCCCTCTTCCATGTTACTGATGGTGAGATGTATCAAACACTACAATCCATTGTAAATGTCTTCACAGATACATTGGTAATTAATCCGCGGGAATGTATCAGTATATACTTGCTCAAACGGCTCCTCTGATAATTTTTTTCACTTCCCATGTTTTATAGCAGTATCTCTACCGGTGGTAGCGAGATCTTCCAGACAGTAGGGGGCAGACTGTgatgggatttttaattcaatagctGATAGAGATGATCCCCCATAGAGGCTGACCGTGTTCTTGTTTACATCCAATAatgtacaaaaatatttttttataaagattagaaaaacaaaataaatgcaatCACCATAGTTATAAGGTCCGTTGTTACATCACATCAAGACAGCAGACAGTCGTGTATGTCATTGTGCTCAATTTCCATTGTAGAATCCAGAAAGAAAAATCTAGTGCTGCCATTTTTGCTGTTAGTACACTTTGGGTTTAGATCACAGTCAGACTCATATCCATGAGATTGCAAACAATTCATTATCTACATGTATTTAATTGCTGAAATCTTGTTTGTTCGCATTTATAATCTTTGTGAAACGTTATATGACAATATTGCGCTATACACTGCATGCAACGAAAAACTCATGTTACCGTGTGCGCTAGCTGTGTGTGTGCAGGTCTACAGCTGCGTGCTTGGATGTGTGTGCAGCTCTCTTCTAGCTCTGGAGGAGGAGCTAAATGATTTGGACCGTGCCGCTGGGGACGGGGATTGCGGGAGTACACATGCAAGAGCAGCTCATGGTGAGTGTTGTCTTattacgatgatgatgatgatgtatgatATCTGGTTTACATTATGCCTAAATTGTGAATTTCTCCAGCCATCAGGGATTGGATAAGCAGCGGACAGCTTCCCTCTAACCCAGCACGTTTCCTTACATCGCTGTCACACGTACTTCTGGAGAAAATGGGGGGCACTTCTGGCGCGGTGAGGGCACATGGTAGCATGAATGTGTGAACAAATGCTCATCCATTCCTCTGTGATCCGCTTGGTTTTCTAGTATCCTTCCAACCTCCTGCTTTCTAATGGCTGCCAGCTCTGACATCACATCAAGCCATGCACTATATTTGTACCATACCTTATCCCTCTTCTACATTTCTTTGGTGTTTACTAATAATCTGATAAATTTTAGATAAAGGCCACAGAGAATTTACTTACAGGAATTCACTTTTACTCTCCACTTAGCTGTACAGTCTTTTCCTGATGGCGGCAGCTAAGCCCTTGCAGGGTGAGTCAGGCCCACAAGCCTGGGCAgcagctatggatgctgggatagaGGCCATGAAGAGGTAAAAATCACTATGTGGTAAAGGGACCAGCTAACGCAAAAAAAGAAAACCTATCTTCCCATACACATTCCCTGCCCCTATAAGTATGCCCCTGTCACTTTTCCCTACTGTTGGGTTTCAGTGAGGATCCTTAATAGAGTAACATTATAATGGAGCAATGGGGATCCCAGTTTTTGGCTATTTTGATCTTGAGGGGAAGTCATGGCAATGAAGTACAGTGTTTAATGACAGAAGCACCAAAACACTCTGAGGTGAACGCAAGTCCATTTTCTGTGTGGATCTTGCAGTTTTACACACTGTGCATCAGAACCAAAACCTAGCTTTAGTAATTGGTGGCTACCGATTCTCTCCCGAAATTTAAAACGGTGATAATGTTAAATGCACACACACCTACTTTTGTAAATGCCGCCGCATAGTAACTCTAGCCCCAGTTGTACACGGGTACACGGGATGCAGTGTGGTATGCATTTCAGTCACTTCCCTACTTGCAGCTGAAAGGGTGTAATAGCAGGGTGTTGGCACATAGGAAAAGTTTGGTGAGGGCACATTGATGGAATTGGCAGCTATGCAGACTACGCATCGTTACACCAAGGATAGGGATGATGCACTGATAATAATGGTGGCTATAAAACCAAGCGCACTGATAGCGGCCGTCCTGACACAGAGATGTGTACAGCTCTGCATATGGGAGAATATTCACGTTTAGGGTCCTATTCAGTCCTGATCTCTAGGCTGCAttctctcacagcctgcgatcaggtctgtactgcgcatgcgtatgcaccgcaatgcgcacgcgtgtcggacaacaacaacggggatcgccggtcagcgatgggtttcAGTGAGGATCCTTAATAGAGTAACATTATAATGGAGCAATGGGGATCCCAGTTTTTGGCTATTTTGATCTTGAGGGGAAGTCATGGCAATGAAGTACAGTGTTTAATGACAGAAGCACCAAAACACTCTGAGGTGAACGCAAGTCCATTTTCTGTGTGGATCTTGCAGTTTTACACACTGTGCATCAGAACCAAAACCTAGCTTTAGTAATTGGTGGCTACCGATTCTCTCCCGAAATTTAAAACGGTGATAATGTTAAATGCACACACACCTACTTTTGTAAATGCCTCCGCATAGTAACTCTAGCCCCAGTTGTACACGGGTACACGGGATGCAGTGTGGTATGCATTTCAGTCACTTCCCTACTTGCAGCTGAAAGGGTGTAATAGCAGGGTGTTGGCACATAGGAAAAGTTTGGTGAGGGCACATTGATGGAATTGGCAGCTATGCAGACTACGCATCGTTACACCAAGGATAGGGATGATGCACTGATAATAATGGTGGCTATAAAACCAAGCGCACTGATAGCGGCCGTCCTGACACAGAGATGTGTACAGCTCTGCATATGGGAGAATATTCACGTTTAGGGTCCTATTCAGTCCTGATCTCTAGGCTGCAttctctcacagcctgcgatcaggtctgtactgcgcatgcgtatgcaccgcaatgcgcacgcgtgtcggacaacaacaacggggatcgccggtcagcgatgggtttgtgcgaaggatccattcgctgtgctacacatgcgattgcacacttccacagcaaaaatacactcaccctgtaggcggtgactttgtgatcgcagggctgcaaaaatcgctgcccagtgatcaggtctgagttaggcccttagtTCTATGCGTTCAATGCAGGAGCAATTGCAGCCAACTTGCACTCAGCCCCTCTGCATACATGTTGTTGATACTAAAATACTGAAGGATCTCATTGTAAAAAGCCAGAGGGTTTACGGTTGCtttagggcagtgtttcccaacctcggtcctcaaggcacactaacagtcctggttttagtgctaTCActccttgaacacaggtgacttaattagtacctcagttattttgatttaaccatctgtgctgcagcctggatatcactaaaacctgcactgttggtgtgccttgaggaccgcggttgggaatgcctgctttagggATTTGTAGTTCTGGATAAGAAGGAAATTATGGGATTGATATGTCAGTCAGTGGAGAAgttatccatagcaaccaatcacctttTGAGTTAGCATTTATCACGTACATTCTATAAAGTagtaagaagaatctgattgggtgctatggaTAACTtccccacttctccacttttttcactgcttgatcCACCTACCCCTATATTTGAAGTTCATCGTTAGTGGTGAGTGCGGGAACAATACAGAGAAGTTATTGTATATGCTATTTCTCAGGAAGTTGTGGTTACCATCTGTAGGGTCCTCACTAATGTTTATTTGGTGTGTTTAGATATGGCGGAGCGGAGCCTGGTGACAGGACAATGGTGAGTACCTTTCAGTTCATTAGCAGTCACCGCCGATTTTCCAGTCCTCTTCTATCATGCGTCTTTCATTTTTCTCTAGTTGGACTCTCTTTGTGCTGCCAATGGTGTCCTTCAGTCTCTGCGGACCCAGCACTCTGATGCCATGGAGATCCTAGGTTGCGCAGTGAAGGTGACCTTTTAAGTATATGTTTGTGCTGGCTGCCTTGTTTTATTATGGGGTGTTATAATGATGTGATTTGCCTTTTCCAATGCAGAGTGCTTCCGATGCTGCAGAAGAAACAAAACACATGTTAGCTGGGGCTGGCAGGGCCAGCTACATCGGATCGTCCACCCTCAGCCGGCCGGATCCCGGGGCTaaagctgctgcagccatcctGCGGGCAATATGGGAGGGCTTGAAGGAAAGTTCTTCTCAAAGAAAATAATTCTTACATAGAGGTTTTCCCCCTTCAAAGCAGCACAATATATTTAATTATATCCAAATCCTGATTATACTCTCAGGTGTAAAGATGACCCAAGCAACTTACACTGTATGCATCAGATCCTTAATGTATTCTTGTAGAGCTGATTTTCAAACGT is part of the Pseudophryne corroboree isolate aPseCor3 chromosome 11, aPseCor3.hap2, whole genome shotgun sequence genome and harbors:
- the TKFC gene encoding triokinase/FMN cyclase; this translates as MEVSKKLLNSIPGCVDDVLHGITCCSPGLRVLQGHRVVLRADLDRIKGRVALLSGGGSGHEPAHAGYVGHGMLTGVIAGPVFTSPPVGSIVAAIRTVAQAGAAGVLLLVKNYTGDRLNFGLALERARSDGVEVEMAVIADDCAFISPRKAGRRGLCGIVLIHKIAGALAQEGKSLQEIVSVVKSAAAGIGTLGVSLSPCSVPGSGPTFQLAADELELGLGIHGEAGVQRYKMASCNEVVKIMVTHMTNQASQSKVNIQPGDSIIIIVNNLGGLSCLELQVVASSAVRLLEERGFLIMRAMTGSFMTALEMSGVSLTLMKTSPEILRLFDVDTSAPAWPRVPPVPVTGQTRTFSCAPESTQPMESQRDAVCVQVYSCVLGCVCSSLLALEEELNDLDRAAGDGDCGSTHARAAHAIRDWISSGQLPSNPARFLTSLSHVLLEKMGGTSGALYSLFLMAAAKPLQGESGPQAWAAAMDAGIEAMKRYGGAEPGDRTMLDSLCAANGVLQSLRTQHSDAMEILGCAVKSASDAAEETKHMLAGAGRASYIGSSTLSRPDPGAKAAAAILRAIWEGLKESSSQRK